In Fructilactobacillus cliffordii, a single genomic region encodes these proteins:
- the mscL gene encoding large-conductance mechanosensitive channel protein MscL encodes MIKEFKAFISKGNVIDMAVGVIIGSAFTGIVSSLVKNILNPLIGLFIGNIDLSSLSFKVGGATFRYGVFLNAVINFFIIAFVVFIIVKILGKMRLRQDKEKTTPKSEQYLAEIVTLLKQEQGQSEASQETKETK; translated from the coding sequence ATGATTAAAGAATTTAAAGCTTTCATCTCCAAGGGGAACGTCATTGACATGGCCGTCGGGGTTATCATCGGTTCGGCCTTTACGGGGATTGTGAGTTCTTTAGTTAAAAACATTTTGAACCCCTTAATCGGGTTATTCATCGGCAACATTGATCTTTCTTCTCTTTCCTTTAAAGTAGGAGGCGCCACTTTCCGGTACGGGGTATTTCTCAACGCGGTTATCAACTTCTTTATTATTGCGTTCGTGGTTTTCATTATAGTGAAAATTTTAGGGAAAATGCGGTTGCGGCAGGATAAAGAAAAGACAACGCCCAAGAGCGAACAATACTTGGCAGAAATCGTGACCTTATTAAAACAAGAACAAGGTCAATCCGAAGCTAGTCAGGAAACTAAGGA